The following is a genomic window from Platichthys flesus chromosome 13, fPlaFle2.1, whole genome shotgun sequence.
GAGGAAGAGGCGTACCAGGGTTTACTCCTCGGTGATGCAGACACTGAAAGAAGGTTTGGTCAAGGAAGTGAGAAAGGAGATAACAGCTGCTAGATCGTGAAGCTCTAGTCAGGCTTCTGAGGCCATTTTTTCTTCCCCCTGACTTTCAACAGATTTAACAGACAACAGTGTGGGCtgcatgaaaaacaaactgtgatgcTGTACCTGAAAGTGCCTCTGGAACGAAGGGTTGGGAATGTGGTGGGGCTTGAACAGGtcccttttctctccattcTCGTCCTCTTCAACCATCATCATGGAGTCAATGAGAGAGTCCACAGCCGACAGCTGAGTGTCTGTAGAAATCACAAGTCAGTCAACAGTCCAGTCTATTACCACATCTCTCACTGCACTCTTCAGATGTATGTTCTtcttaacacagacacacagtgatgcaTACGACCGAAAGGCCCAGCAAATATCACAGCCAGCAGGAGAGATGCAGTACATGACAACATTCAGATCACATTTACtcagtgtgtgaatgttatTTTCAGTTATACTAATACGACATATCAAAGGGAAATGTACTTTTCACTCCACAATGTTTATATGACAGCTGACTCCAAGTTACTTTTCAGTTCCAGATTTTATATAACAACATGTATATCAGCAgttgataaaatgtttttataaatataattatgcATTAAAGTGAATGGGAAAGTGGCCTTAGACCTTTTAACAAATGTATTGGTATATCTAGTTATTTTACTTGTAATActtaaaagttaaagttttcCTGCCAAGACTTGTGTACTTAAATAAGTCCAACTTTGAATACTGGACATCTCCTtataaagatgttttttcttttcttttttttttactgttttgctGTACTGGTACTGGTTTTGCAGCCGAGCAAAGTAACAGCAGTTGCGTGTCAACATGATGTTGTGTGCCATCTGCAGGCAACAAAAGTAGTGTGATTATACTGCAGCAGCTTTCACTTCCTGTGCCTGTCGGGGGGGAACATAAATGTGCTCACACAAGCAGGTCTGAACAGCTGTTGTGGAGGACTAGTACGAAAAATGATCTACTTCGGCTGTGAGGATGAAAAATTAATAACCATGAAGTCCCCAATGATGTGTTACACTGACGGTAAATTGGAAGCAACAGATACAACGACGTGAGGAAACGTTACCTGACGGTGTGAACTTCTTGTTGTTTTCAAGGGAAGGGAATGTGAACTGTCGGAGGTCTTCTGTGAAGGGCATCTGGAAGTACATCAGACACTATGGAGGGTGGGAGATGGAACGTTATTTAACACAGACTCAGTGAATTAACTTGAAAGCAGCATGTGTAGGAGTCTGCCATCTCACCTGATAGTCCTCCTTGATACAAGGGAACGCTGCCCCTATTTGAGGGTTGCAGCGACGGTCATAGGCATAACGCACGATGGCCACCATTTTGAGTTCATCCAGCGCCTGGATGACGGCCGACAGCGCCACTCCTGCATGCTGTAAAAGAAAGCGTAGAAATGGACACGATCACAACATCATCCACATTGTGAGTCACAAGGAGCACATCCAGTTCTCTGTGTTCTCACCTCATCATCCCTGCCAGCAAAGATCTTGAGGACCTGGTTTCCCATGAACTGATGCTGACGTACCTGCGGGATGCAGACGGTAAAAATTAAaccaaatgtaaagaaaaataacCAGCTCAAGTGTAGACCACATTTGTTTTACTTGAACTCTTTTTAAGATGCCATGTTCAATCACACTGATGATATAAGAAAATACCATGCTCTGCTTGGCGAAGCCTAGAACAGCGAAGCATTTCCCATCATGCTTGTACTTCATCTGCTCTTGATCCACTTTGGAGAAGGGAACAATGTCACTTCCATAACGAAAACCTAAGAACAGAAAAGATAGAAGTGAAttcaaataatgaattcatTCGGTGTGTGTACGGTCGTGTGGCAAAGTCATCCAACATAAATTCcataaatcaaaaccaaatcCGCCCTGCTTCTCTCATGCACACTGACGATTGCCGGTGgcagctctctgtctgtctctctgtggcaGAGGTGGTCGGCTGAGCGACTCAGATGTCAAACAACTTCCTCACCTTGAATGATGTCATCCTTTTGCACCTCAGTCTCGTTGTCATCATCCAGACAGTAGACAGTCTCTCGCTTCACGTCATCTTTCTGGTTGGTTTGAGCATCAACTGTAAACCATatcttcttcagcttctcttcTGTCACCTGATGTGCATGATAGGTAGTATTTGAAGATGAGGAAAAAACCTTGGCTTCACTGACAAGGCTGTGTGACTCATATTCATGAGCTATCATCTGTTTTTATAATGAACCATATGGTGAATTTGTCCAGCACTGTTTTTTGCTGTGAGAATTTCCcaaactgatttgtttttaaaacaaaacaactagaATTGCACCCAGAAGAGCACAAACCTCTGCCAAagccaacagtccccttaaaaaTCCAATAAGCCTTATACCTAAGGCCACATTACGTTTCTCAGAGGCAGAAAAAAGCCTTCACCctttatgaaatcacatttcgATCCCAAGTTGTGCAAGATTTTTTTCccatcaagacccatgaattattctctgcgAAAAAGAATAAAGATTTTCCTGGATTCTCTGAATAATTGATCCAGTTCTcaggttctttcttggcccatgtctcatccttccaccaagtttcgtggaaataaGTTCAGTAGGGTTTAATCCTGCTGACATACAAATGGACACGGgagaaaaacataacctccttggaagAGGTAActaaccagaaccagaactccAGTTTCCTTTGTATATGAGGCATATTATTCAGGACTTGCTCAGTGGCCAATGAAAACTGATCTTTTAGTTATATTAAGAAAGCTGTGGAATATATTAATCCTGTACACTTAAACTTACTGCTTTGTATCCAACAATACGGATCGACAGGGAGCTGCCGATTGTCAGCTGACAGGGCCAGGCCATTGGTCTCCTCTCGATGCGCTTGAACATAGACAGCTGCTCGATTGCATTCCTACAACAAGAGAAAGACCCCAATGGAACCAAACTCACAAGAGTTACAACAATActtcatatatatgtgtgtatagtAGCCATGTGATTCAGAAACAGAAGTTATCATGCAgtgttaaattaaagttttcTGACCTGAATGTATAAATTTCCTCCAGGccctcatcttcatccagaTTCAACATGATGTGTTTCATTATGTCACGGCTATTCTTTTGTTCCTTGGACAGACCTTTGCCAGTACCCGGGTGACCAGGACCTGTGCTGTCCTCAtcccctcctccgcctccctccTTGTCATGGTCTGCCACAGGGAAAGGCAGACTGGCAAAGCAAATGATCACAATCAAAGCCAGATTAAAGAACATAAATGGCATACGGTTTCATAAGAGTGGACAAATGACAGGTGGTCAGCCTGAAAGAACTTCCCAAGGTATCCGTTTAACGTCGAAAGCTTtgataagaaaacacattttatccaaagtgacttctGATAGGTGTGCATGAAGTGTTAGGCCAATCAAGACAAAGATGTCAATGTTTgaagatataaaataaactaCAATATCAAAcgaaatacaatttgtgccgTGTACCattttaaaacagagaaaatatatCAGCAGGATGGACTATTTGCCTCATATAGCCTGATTGTATCACACACAGTAATTCATATTAATTTGGGAATTACACGTTGTTAATATAGTAAGTTTGAACCTTACAAGAACTGTAAAGTGATGCCATCTTTTTTCAGATTTGCTATCATTGCATCCAGGTTGTCAGCACTGGCTGGGGAGTTGAGGTCAGTCAGGAAGACAATGTTGAGACGATCAAACTTCTtcccactgcaaaaaaaaacaaaaacacgacCTCAGTCACACTGATGAACAACCAGAAGTGAGTTATGTGTGAGACAGGCGGCTTCTTACTCAGTTTCTGTCTTAAGGAGATCCATGCAGACAACAAGAGCATCAACCCCTGGTGAACAGtagttaaggatttattttactGTAGCAACTCTGAAGTAAACCTTTTCAGGGTTTATCTGCAAAAACACAGGAATTAGATCAACGTCTTTAGGCCTATACAGGCTGTCGCAAATGTACTCTCAACTATATTGTCTAgtcaaatgtttatatatttttgttgtggtAAATATTATCAATAGAAAGTCCTCTCCTTTAAGCCTTCAACTGACATGACCGAAGTCCTTCACTTAGCTCACATATAGCATTGACTTACAAATCTTCATTGTTGAGTATGGTTAGAAAAGTGAACTGTAAAATTTCTATTTCATGTAGCACAGCAAGAAAAGAACAATATCTTTAAAAGCCTCCATCATAGGACGTGTCAATAATATCAAAATATCATTTATCTGGTTGGAACACATTTTCTGTCTAACCCTAACGACTGATGAAATACTATTGGATAAAATAACCAAACCAAAGTGCctgaaaatgagagaaatatTAACTTCGGTGtcacaaaaaatataaaacaaaaagaacctTTAAGTGACTGCTACAAAAGTAATATCAAAGTCCCATCCAAtattgtcatttgttttttcttatcttGAAAAGGATACAATCTGCTTGCTGACTCTCTGGACGGACCTGAGTCTCAATTTCCTCCAGTAGTTCAAAACCGGCTACCATGAGGTGGCGGTAGATGGTGATGTGCTGGTACTGGTCGTCCTGGTGCAGAGGGTTTTTGGTGGAATCTGTGCCAAACAGGACTAAAGCCACTTCATCCTTAGTCTCAGCAAAAACCTGTCAGATGCAAAAagctgtattgtattgtataaaAAACGATGGGGTACTTTtggtttaataaatgttttcatagaTGTGTCAATGTACCTGACGCTGGACAAACTTCTGGACAATTTTTTTGGCCAGTTCAAAGGGACTCTCTTCACCCGGGACAGAGTTGGACATGGAGAAGCCCACGTCCATGCACAGCACCAGCGCCGACTGCAAATCAACAAACACTTTCTTAATACAGAGCAGGTTTTAACTCAAGGCGACTTTGCCTCAGCACCTTAGAGGTGACACAAACATGTGAATGTTTATGTTAATAGTCATTTATTCTAGAACGGACTGAGACCAGGTTTGTCCGAAAATGCAAtcgaagataaaaaaaaactgtaacatatattttaagtgtaaacatgctcctgagtgaaggttgtgggcTAGAACTCGTCTTTATGTACaaagaataaacaaacacttgaagaacatacaaatattttgcAAATCTGAGGCAGATCAACAAAGTGTtgtacctcctcactgtgcctgagttgagatgagataaactttattgatcccacaaAAAAGTGGTATATTCATGTAAAGCAGCAGAGAGTTAGAATGAGGTACAGTGGACAACACAAGAAAGTATAAAACTGAATAGATTAGGCAGTAGAATagtaacacaacaaaaaaaattcaataaaaattGATTTTCACTGCAGACGTAAAAATAAATTCTAGAAAAATGTACTGTAGTAAAAACAAACTGTAGTGAAGTGCAGTGGCACGAGGATTGTAAGAGGTTGTATCGTTATGACTGaacaaaatgtatgaaatattgaaatagaCGTTTGCACATATAAACTGTTATACGTATATAGGCAGGTATGGtataacatataaatatataactgcctttacacattaacacaatgtATTTGATATTGGCCCGACATTCAGTTCATAAAGCTAAAGCTTCAGTCTCAACATGTCTCAACATGTCGCTCACTCCTTCAATGGAACTACAAACCTCTTATTTAACACACTCCCCTCGCTGTGTTGCTGAAGGGGTGTAAACATATTGAAGGAATAGACTAAATTGTTCATGAATTGAAGAAACGTCAGAAAACATTAACTTACTTTCGATCCTGCCATTTCTTCCCTCCTCTGAGTGTGGCGTGTCACCGTGTTATGGCTCCGGGGGGAAACTGTGCGCGGCCCAAACGAGGTTCTTGGTTTGCCGTGAGAATCGTTCCGCAGTATTCTGAAGCCGTCGATACCCTATGGTCGATACGGTCGATTCCTCAACGTAAACCCGCAAATACCTGCTCGTACAACATGTGGATGTTTATGTGGACATGTGGTGCTTCGAGCTGCAGAAATACCGGATTGAGAAGATGTACACACAGTCTGTGGATGTGGGTCAAACGCCCTCCAGCGTTTCACATGGCGCTTTGCACAGACTCatcgactgactgactgtggcCACACATAGTGAGGTCAAACTACAGTACtgatacacaaataaatacacgaAAACgcacattttaataataagtttaaaaaaaactaaattaaattataatcatAGTAAAGCCCAATTGTCAACGTGGATCATGATAAGTAATGAAACaaaattgaattatttaataataatgaaatatattagATAAGAAATATCTAATATCCTATTTTGAAGGTACAAACAAGTGACATCCGCAATATAAACGTTTTCAATTGTCTGAGAGGCATACTTGAATAAGGGCCAGTTGCCATAGTAACGAATTTTCTCGCGCAGTTTGATGACGTCGTCTACCTAAGCCGGaaaggaacattttaaaatgttattgtatTTCGCAGGAACAACAAATAGCAGGCAGAGGTCGATGCTTCCGTCATATATGACGTCTCCGTCTTGATAAACAGTGAGTGTGCTCTGCGTTTGTTACCCCCCTGACCCGGGTGACGTATTTTAACCAGCGGCTAGCTTAGTCATAGCCCTGATGTGTCAGCAGGCTAATGTTCTGTGTAGCTGAAGCTGAAGTTAGCATTTAAGGTTGCTGTCTTTcgtctggatttttttttaaagcctttcATGGTGATTTGAGTTTAGGTTTTTATTTACCAACAGCTTTAGTAGAATTTGTTGGTTAACTCTGCATGAGTTACAGCTCTTGTGTTTGGGGAACGGGGATGTCTGACGTCAGGGGGAACCTGTGTGAACCGTGTCCTGACCCTGTGGGACCCCCGAGTGATGAGGCCCCAGGGCCTGACCTCCAGAGGTGAGACTCTCATTCACCCCCAGTTACCTGACAGATGCTGACACTGGTTACCGAGTCATTTTGGTCCCTGTCATCCCTTCCAGTCCTCAGCCGGCCGGTCAGCCATCCTCAGCAGATGCCAGTCCCTCACCCTGCGCTGAGAAAAATGGCTTGTTGTCTTTACCGTGGGAGATGGTCACCCACATTGCCTCGTACCTTCCTGCGCAGTGTGTCACCACTGTGCTGCCAAAGGTACGTTTTCAAGATCTATTGGCCCGATGCTCTGAAGACTCTAATTAAGACTTTGTAGTTCTGACATCTGTTGGAAATTATTCTTGAcactctgtttctcctcttttcaggTCTGCCAGACATTGGGTAATTTGGAAAAGGACAGCAGCGCATGGCAACTCCGAGCACGTAGATTAATAGGATCCCAAGCTGGCTTTCCAGTGGGGCCAAGGGAGGACTTTGACTGGCCTACTGCTTGCCTGGAGATGGAGCAGCTGATAATCTGCTGgaaaggcagagcacagcttTTGCCCGGACAGGCccaacaagaggaggaagaaagtaATCaagtgaggcagcagcagcaggcggggCAGGACAGGGAACCAGGCGAAGAGGGACAGGATGGTGGCAGAGAGGCTGAGGTAGAAGGGGCAGGggtggctctgcaggaggctgcATATGGTGCTGGTGAACAAATGGAGGTGGTAATAGAAGATGGTGATGGTGAAATGCAGCCCATTGAAGGTGAGGACCAACTAGCAAGATTAAGAGAAGATATAAATGAAAGGGTGGAGAATATTGTAGCACTGATCGAAGAAGAAAGGGACCCCAGGATGAGGTTCGATGCTAATGGGGAAGATGGTGCTCTTAATCACCAAGAGAACTTGGGTGACCCCGGGAATCTGGGAGGTGGAAGACAGGGAGAGATGGAACAAAGTCTACCCTGCAGAAGTCCTAGCCCACCCCCAGCACTGGAACGCATCACCATCCCTACAAACCACATTGCCTCAGTCAACTCTGTTCTCCTTGTCGGGGGAGAGGGGAAAGTTTGTGCCACAGCTTCCAGAGACTGGAATGTTAAACTGTGGGATCTACAAGCAGGCTCTACTGGGACACTGCTGCACACATTGGGAGGACAGGATGCGTTACACACCCATCGGGGCTGGGTCTGGTGCCTGGCCTCTCAAGGGTCTCTGCTGGCTTCAGGGTGCTTCGACAGCTCAGTGAGGCTGTGGGACCTGCAGGCAGGTGGTGCAGTGCGGGGCCTAATCAGAACTGATTCTGCTGTCCTCTGCCTGTCCTATCAGACAGATGTGTTGCTGGCTGGTACAATGAACAAGACGATCATCATGTGGGACACCAGAGGTGAGGGGGTTTAACATTCAACAAGCTGGACAGTGTATTGGCTGAGTGTGCCTCAAGTGCAAATAACAATAACTAGTATCATTTATATGATGataaacaaaacacttgaaGCGACCAGAAGTTGATAGAACAATTTGATCCGCAGCTGCCAGCCCCGTGGTGAAAAGTCTCTGTCTCCACGGTAATGGTGTGATGTGCCTGGCTGCAGATGACCAGTACATCATCTCTGGGGGTAAAGACCACAATGTATATGTCTATGATCGCAGGGCAGGCAAAGTTTTGAAGAAACTTCGGGtagctacaaacacacaaacacacttgtaaTTTGCTGTTGCTTTAGTGCTTCTCTCCTCAGTGTAACGACCCAACCTGTTCTTTTCTAGCTGACCTCTTACCTGCGGTCCATGAGCTACAGTGGCAGTGAGGTATGGGCAGGAGACAGCAAGGGCATGCTCCGCTCCTTTTCCACACAAGCAGGGACTTTCCAAGACAAGGATTTGTTCAAGTTTGATGTGGGACATACTGCTTTGATCACTGGTGTCCACAGATCTCATGGGAGCCTCTACACTTGTTCATCTGATCGCACTGTCAAGGTAGGAAAAGGCAAATTCAGTGTTATGTCTCCTGTTTAGCTAACTGCCACAGAATTAATGCTATTGTAATTATGGATTGCAGGTACACATCCCTTGTGCGCCTCCGAGGACATTATGCACACTGCATCATCAAGTTGGAGTCAGTGGGGTAAGTGCGTTGTTCCACATCTTTTagattattatcatttttttttctccctgtgccTTCATCCTCTCACCCATACCTCTCTTGTCTCCGTCTCCAACCACCAGCTGAGTGTGGACGCTGGAGTCTTCGCTGTAGCCAcaggagatgtgtgtgtagatgtctGGAGGCCCAGAAAATGAAAGAGCAGCGCCTGCAAACTATAGTATGTGGCAAGAATggaaaaacagaagacaaaacACTACCTGCAGCCAATCAACACCATACCTGTCTTTCAGCATTTTGAAATTTGGAATACTTGAACAAGTGCTTTATATAAATCAAACAGCTATGAATCTCTTATTAATCAAGAAGTTGGTAGTAATTTAAAGGTGACATAAGCTGttttcattcccccccccctttttttaaacaattagttttcattttttttaaaaccatacaacaaaacaaaagaacaataacaaaaaaataaacaaaaggtaagtatgtttgtatatttacaaaTTCCCTATCTTTTGCCACCATAAATACATACCCAGCATCATTCAGCACACCACACAGAAGATCAAATACACAATATGTATGTACACATACGGTTATATAGATATAAAGGGTGGGTACATTATAATAAGATCATTATCTGTTCCTCATCCTATGGGAGCAGTTGTATTACATGACCTTACATACAGAGGTCCGTGCTGTGctttaaaaaatttaatttaaaatgtgtttttgaatgttGGAGCATTCATGCCTTTTAAAGTGATAACccatattaaaatgaaaacctgaatattattataatatgtcTCGTTTCACAAATCAATATTCCAAGGTAAGGGTGTGAATGAAGATAGTTGTGGTACATGTGGCCAAACACCACTTTTAATTTGCTGCACTTCCGAACAAAGCTCTTTTAAAAAAGTGTAAAATTAATGTTTTTGGAAAAAGTGCT
Proteins encoded in this region:
- the xrcc5 gene encoding X-ray repair cross-complementing protein 5, whose product is MAGSKSALVLCMDVGFSMSNSVPGEESPFELAKKIVQKFVQRQVFAETKDEVALVLFGTDSTKNPLHQDDQYQHITIYRHLMVAGFELLEEIETQVRPESQQADWVDALVVCMDLLKTETDGKKFDRLNIVFLTDLNSPASADNLDAMIANLKKDGITLQFFLPFPVADHDKEGGGGGDEDSTGPGHPGTGKGLSKEQKNSRDIMKHIMLNLDEDEGLEEIYTFRNAIEQLSMFKRIERRPMAWPCQLTIGSSLSIRIVGYKAVTEEKLKKIWFTVDAQTNQKDDVKRETVYCLDDDNETEVQKDDIIQGFRYGSDIVPFSKVDQEQMKYKHDGKCFAVLGFAKQSMVRQHQFMGNQVLKIFAGRDDEHAGVALSAVIQALDELKMVAIVRYAYDRRCNPQIGAAFPCIKEDYQCLMYFQMPFTEDLRQFTFPSLENNKKFTPSDTQLSAVDSLIDSMMMVEEDENGEKRDLFKPHHIPNPSFQRHFQCLHHRGVNPGTPLPPIEPWLKAALELPEVIRERCQVPLEEMKKNFPLTEVEKKKKLKTSAQIFGKDADEPDAKKVKGDEEEEEEYNLADIAEGSVTSVGSVDPARDFRTLIKKKSLPFGEVCQQLTHRIEQFLSNKNTQYYMKSITCIQAFREQSVKLGKADLYNSYLQSLKRSIPNRGLQVFWDLLVQDALTLISKDEVEGSTVSKSEANQFLVAEEKKEETAAPPAAEDPGDVDDLLDMM
- the LOC133967625 gene encoding F-box/WD repeat-containing protein 9-like isoform X1, which gives rise to MSYSSCVWGTGMSDVRGNLCEPCPDPVGPPSDEAPGPDLQSPQPAGQPSSADASPSPCAEKNGLLSLPWEMVTHIASYLPAQCVTTVLPKVCQTLGNLEKDSSAWQLRARRLIGSQAGFPVGPREDFDWPTACLEMEQLIICWKGRAQLLPGQAQQEEEESNQVRQQQQAGQDREPGEEGQDGGREAEVEGAGVALQEAAYGAGEQMEVVIEDGDGEMQPIEGEDQLARLREDINERVENIVALIEEERDPRMRFDANGEDGALNHQENLGDPGNLGGGRQGEMEQSLPCRSPSPPPALERITIPTNHIASVNSVLLVGGEGKVCATASRDWNVKLWDLQAGSTGTLLHTLGGQDALHTHRGWVWCLASQGSLLASGCFDSSVRLWDLQAGGAVRGLIRTDSAVLCLSYQTDVLLAGTMNKTIIMWDTRAASPVVKSLCLHGNGVMCLAADDQYIISGGKDHNVYVYDRRAGKVLKKLRLTSYLRSMSYSGSEVWAGDSKGMLRSFSTQAGTFQDKDLFKFDVGHTALITGVHRSHGSLYTCSSDRTVKVHIPCAPPRTLCTLHHQVGVSGLSVDAGVFAVATGDVCVDVWRPRK
- the LOC133967625 gene encoding F-box/WD repeat-containing protein 9-like isoform X2 — translated: MSDVRGNLCEPCPDPVGPPSDEAPGPDLQSPQPAGQPSSADASPSPCAEKNGLLSLPWEMVTHIASYLPAQCVTTVLPKVCQTLGNLEKDSSAWQLRARRLIGSQAGFPVGPREDFDWPTACLEMEQLIICWKGRAQLLPGQAQQEEEESNQVRQQQQAGQDREPGEEGQDGGREAEVEGAGVALQEAAYGAGEQMEVVIEDGDGEMQPIEGEDQLARLREDINERVENIVALIEEERDPRMRFDANGEDGALNHQENLGDPGNLGGGRQGEMEQSLPCRSPSPPPALERITIPTNHIASVNSVLLVGGEGKVCATASRDWNVKLWDLQAGSTGTLLHTLGGQDALHTHRGWVWCLASQGSLLASGCFDSSVRLWDLQAGGAVRGLIRTDSAVLCLSYQTDVLLAGTMNKTIIMWDTRAASPVVKSLCLHGNGVMCLAADDQYIISGGKDHNVYVYDRRAGKVLKKLRLTSYLRSMSYSGSEVWAGDSKGMLRSFSTQAGTFQDKDLFKFDVGHTALITGVHRSHGSLYTCSSDRTVKVHIPCAPPRTLCTLHHQVGVSGLSVDAGVFAVATGDVCVDVWRPRK